The following coding sequences lie in one Methanomicrobia archaeon genomic window:
- the cas1 gene encoding CRISPR-associated endonuclease Cas1: MIERRLRNIVVSGFGSKVFRENELMKILTEDGEQIKVSPREVEQVIIAGAASVTSGVVRLLLENNVDLVFVGHRPTNFFARVVRSDYNMITELWRKQILLSEGRRLQIAKELMDCALYNKVRLLQSLAKNRDVDFDKEIAYITSRRKNLPEINANERLMGLEGDATKTYFGALRKIIPKEFGFVKRERHPPRDPMNSMLSYGYTVLKSRVEYGLLRSGLNPYEGILHVAYRNRPALSFDLMEEFRQPIVDRVVMTQISQKQVHAEDFDRKEEMCYLCEGIKKKFLEALYHRFDDAYTYRGERLPFLDIIFEQAKLLARAIGNEEQFEGFRYR, translated from the coding sequence ATGATAGAACGACGTCTCCGTAATATTGTGGTATCGGGGTTTGGGAGCAAGGTTTTCCGAGAGAACGAATTGATGAAGATACTTACAGAGGATGGAGAGCAGATCAAGGTCTCGCCGCGGGAAGTGGAACAGGTGATAATAGCAGGTGCGGCCTCTGTAACAAGTGGCGTGGTTAGGCTGTTGCTGGAGAATAACGTGGATCTGGTGTTTGTTGGCCACAGACCAACTAATTTCTTCGCACGAGTTGTCAGGAGTGATTACAACATGATAACAGAGCTGTGGCGGAAGCAGATCCTGCTCTCCGAGGGGCGACGGTTACAAATAGCGAAAGAGCTTATGGATTGCGCACTTTACAATAAGGTGCGACTTCTGCAAAGTTTGGCGAAGAATAGAGACGTTGACTTTGATAAGGAGATCGCATATATCACCAGTCGAAGGAAGAATTTACCGGAGATAAACGCGAATGAGAGATTAATGGGTCTCGAAGGAGACGCAACGAAGACGTATTTTGGAGCGTTACGAAAGATAATACCCAAGGAGTTCGGATTCGTGAAACGGGAACGGCACCCGCCACGAGACCCAATGAATTCGATGCTCAGCTACGGGTACACAGTATTGAAGTCTCGGGTTGAATATGGCTTGCTGCGATCGGGATTGAATCCTTACGAGGGTATTTTGCATGTCGCATATCGTAACCGACCAGCGTTAAGTTTCGATTTGATGGAAGAGTTTCGACAACCTATTGTTGATCGCGTGGTGATGACACAGATCTCTCAGAAACAGGTACACGCAGAGGATTTTGACCGGAAGGAAGAGATGTGCTATCTGTGTGAAGGGATAAAGAAGAAGTTTCTTGAGGCCTTGTATCATCGGTTTGATGATGCATACACTTATCGGGGCGAGCGTTTACCTTTTTTGGACATCATCTTCGAACAGGCAAAGCTGTTAGCACGGGCAATAGGAAACGAGGAGCAATTCGAAGGGTTTAGGTATCGGTGA
- the cas2 gene encoding CRISPR-associated endonuclease Cas2 — translation MKKERYIYVVYDIENNPTRTFLSRRLAYYGLRRVQYSVFNGVVPLHDKEALVREINELELDEEDKIHVIDLCEGCRREAIIIGKMPEVREHVVI, via the coding sequence ATGAAAAAAGAACGGTACATCTATGTTGTTTACGACATCGAAAATAATCCAACACGGACTTTTCTCTCCAGACGGCTCGCTTATTATGGATTGCGTCGCGTGCAGTATAGCGTATTCAACGGCGTAGTGCCGTTACACGATAAGGAAGCGCTCGTAAGGGAGATAAACGAGCTTGAATTGGACGAGGAAGATAAGATTCATGTGATAGATCTCTGCGAGGGTTGTAGGCGTGAGGCGATAATAATAGGGAAGATGCCCGAAGTTAGGGAGCATGTAGTCATTTGA
- the ligA gene encoding NAD-dependent DNA ligase LigA, whose translation MSGGGEKEAVKKHVEDLRKELHYHNYRYYVLDEPEISDAEYDRLFQELEELERAHPELVTPDSPTQRIGAEPLEEFGTYEHSIPMLSLKSVTAEEDVRDFDDRVRRLLGGEAVIEYVVEPKIDGLAMELVYENGVFTVGSTRGDGTMGENITQNLRTIKTIPLRIFSDDDVGTPVSLLEVRGEVYIPLRKFKALNAALGEKGEKMFANPRNAAAGSVRQLDPKVTASRPLDFFAYGVGRAEGREFSAQWEVLEYLQRIGFRVSPLIRRFEHIDEVLHYHDVVQEERDDLDYEIDGIVVKVNSIAQQETLGAVSRSPRWAIAFKFPAREEYTRVNDILVQVGRTGALTPVAVLEPVQIAGVTVSRATLHNEDELRRKDVRIGDTVVVERAGDVIPEVVSVIQSKRTGDEREFRMPDRCPVCGSDVIKEGPIVRCIGVACSAQLKERIKHFASLRALNVEGLGEKVIEQLVDREMVSDAADLFFLTRRDLMKLERMGDKSARNILAALETSKHTTFARLLHALGIRHVGEHTASLLAAHFKDMDALRTAGYEDLVRIPEVGPEVANSILLFFEQESTKKLLEKLERAGVEYETKEVEGAEEEEGAEKILEGKTFVFTGRISMPREEAKDIVERLGGTVSSSVSKKTDYVVAGEEPGSKFEKARKLGVIIIDEKAFRELVKNVVR comes from the coding sequence ATGAGCGGTGGGGGTGAAAAGGAAGCAGTAAAGAAGCATGTAGAGGATTTAAGGAAGGAGTTGCACTATCACAATTACCGCTATTACGTATTGGACGAGCCTGAGATCTCTGATGCCGAATACGATAGACTATTTCAGGAATTAGAGGAGCTCGAGCGCGCGCATCCCGAGCTGGTAACGCCTGATTCGCCAACGCAGAGGATCGGTGCGGAGCCGTTAGAGGAGTTCGGCACCTACGAGCACAGCATACCGATGCTGAGTTTGAAGAGTGTAACGGCCGAGGAGGACGTGCGAGACTTCGATGATCGAGTACGGAGGCTGCTGGGAGGCGAAGCGGTGATCGAGTATGTAGTGGAGCCGAAGATAGATGGATTGGCGATGGAGCTCGTGTACGAGAACGGCGTGTTCACCGTCGGCAGCACACGCGGAGACGGCACGATGGGCGAGAATATCACGCAGAATCTGCGGACGATAAAGACGATTCCGCTGCGTATCTTTTCGGACGATGACGTTGGTACGCCGGTATCCCTGCTGGAAGTGCGTGGTGAGGTTTACATACCGCTGCGTAAATTCAAAGCGTTGAACGCGGCATTAGGCGAGAAGGGTGAGAAGATGTTTGCCAACCCGCGGAATGCGGCTGCGGGCTCCGTAAGACAGCTCGATCCGAAGGTTACCGCTTCTCGACCGCTCGATTTCTTCGCGTACGGCGTTGGCCGGGCAGAAGGGCGGGAGTTTTCAGCACAGTGGGAGGTGCTGGAGTATCTCCAGCGGATAGGTTTCCGAGTGAGCCCATTGATACGGCGGTTTGAGCATATCGATGAGGTGCTTCACTACCATGACGTGGTGCAGGAAGAACGCGACGATCTGGATTACGAGATTGACGGCATCGTGGTGAAGGTGAACAGCATCGCGCAGCAGGAGACGCTGGGCGCGGTTTCTCGAAGCCCGAGATGGGCGATCGCATTCAAATTCCCGGCACGCGAGGAATACACACGCGTGAACGATATACTCGTGCAGGTGGGGCGGACGGGCGCACTCACACCGGTTGCGGTACTGGAGCCGGTGCAGATCGCAGGCGTGACGGTAAGTCGCGCAACCTTGCATAACGAGGACGAACTACGAAGGAAGGATGTCCGGATTGGCGATACCGTCGTGGTGGAGCGCGCGGGAGACGTGATCCCGGAAGTGGTGAGTGTGATACAGTCGAAACGTACGGGCGATGAGCGCGAGTTCCGGATGCCTGATCGATGCCCGGTCTGCGGTTCGGACGTGATAAAGGAAGGCCCTATTGTGCGCTGTATTGGCGTTGCCTGCAGCGCGCAGTTAAAGGAACGGATAAAGCATTTCGCGTCGTTACGTGCACTGAATGTCGAAGGACTGGGCGAGAAGGTAATCGAGCAGTTGGTCGATCGCGAAATGGTCTCAGACGCGGCTGATTTGTTCTTCTTAACGAGACGGGACCTCATGAAGCTGGAACGAATGGGCGACAAATCAGCGCGGAACATCCTGGCGGCACTCGAAACGAGCAAGCATACCACGTTTGCACGACTGCTCCACGCGTTGGGGATACGGCACGTGGGCGAGCATACCGCATCGCTGCTCGCGGCTCATTTCAAGGATATGGACGCGTTGCGAACTGCGGGTTACGAGGATTTGGTACGCATACCGGAGGTCGGCCCCGAGGTGGCGAACAGTATTCTGCTGTTCTTCGAGCAGGAGAGCACGAAGAAATTGTTGGAGAAATTGGAACGAGCGGGTGTGGAGTACGAAACGAAGGAAGTTGAAGGCGCAGAAGAGGAAGAAGGAGCGGAGAAAATACTGGAAGGGAAGACGTTTGTGTTCACCGGTCGCATCTCGATGCCGCGCGAGGAGGCAAAAGATATCGTCGAGCGGCTAGGCGGAACCGTGTCATCAAGTGTCTCGAAGAAGACGGATTATGTGGTCGCCGGCGAAGAGCCCGGGTCTAAGTTTGAGAAAGCAAGGAAGCTTGGGGTGATAATCATAGACGAAAAAGCGTTCAGAGAGCTGGTAAAGAACGTGGTACGTTAA